A genome region from Purpureocillium takamizusanense chromosome 8, complete sequence includes the following:
- the ATG13 gene encoding autophagy protein 13 (EggNog:ENOG503NVHQ~BUSCO:EOG09261V2P~COG:U), translating to MHQQTRVPPRLSSPASSPRANQSRPNTGRETALGSRPRAGSNVSGRDSLSSPTVETPASPGLPAESIKKLDQIVQNFYAKAAVLVLDSRIKVKIIRSANGMRKPNKWFQIETDEIEDFRDELKVWKSCGSLDNQPAPMIIDVYLDTSSLRESQSLVLIDDDGKRWDVMERLNGSGLSSSSSNSPVPATKNTEVILERWRIELKATGNSPSEDFGWILPTIYKKAIVFFRTLFLTTRLLPAWKFASQSAAKNSHPALTPRCRIRMSEPARSSPDRLRHSIDGRRDSVTEYTFGDLDVPVGRLSASVTYRNDCSFRLDDAESLLSSRFMGVDENFFKPSLPQQGDRSREVRAEVGSLRDNRRGPGLSEIHQTYGSLSTFHGDGPLGTSPLSALRAVKPPGSDTSSPPASLPTHAGIDPPNSLPIRPSSSRAHRPGEGPARRTSVSFQPFKAGSLSGSPVPRTLDSESPMSRPVGLPVGSQPRNRSSLTAGMPASLRGGPPATGTADAPLVGSPRPASTSRYSSSFTHRRGRLSIGSAPKGRDEEQTSSGRQSLASSVAQPGSGLLAEAGPASSGSLHAEEDDISDFLKALDSKKTLKSFEPAKRGDSATNRTVAQLSKFHMMRESNNALGDSMTSSMQMHRSSSSSSRQLTSVPGMVAPASVSTSTSPGKPVSPHTPHTPAIPSRLSENSIIDYSTSGRVVSRGGRRQIATVPEPSRESTITQEGTTAIDIPLSPRLDSYQRRSSSVAQQTRALVDDEDNDLAFAAHRSISLGADDREPPTMSTLLGRQMQLEGSSAVRENAVAGLQPAAEIQATDSTEGMQGGSVEDNPPDSLIPSSVQSSSPFPRRRYAGLQAAAARQTPPQSARGSFTGSLNRLGRGDEESEPLVFDLSEMDAHGRRSLEEARGGSASASEQHGTTRRGWP from the exons AACTTCTACGCCAAAGCTGCCGTCCTTGTTCTCGATTCCAGGATAAAGGTGAAAATCATCCGCAGCGCTAATGGCATGCGAAAGCCAAACAAATGG TTCCAAATCGAAACCGATGAAATAGAGGATTTCCGGGACGAGCTCAAGGTATGGAAGAGCTGCGGTAGTCTCGACAATCAACCTGCGCCGATGATAATAGACGTCTACCTTGACACATCCTCCTTGAGAGAAAGCCAGAGCCTTGTCTTaattgacgacgatggcaagCGATGGGACGTCATGGAACGATTAAACGGATCGGGGCtttcgagcagcagcagcaactcCCCCGTTCCAGCAACCAAGAATACCGAGGTCATCTTGGAACGCTGGCGCATCGAGCTCAAAGCCACTGGCAACAGCCCATCAGAGGACTTTGGATGGATCCTACCAACCATATACAAGAAGGCCATTGTCTTCTTCAGGACACTGTTCCTCACAACCCGCCTATTACCAGCGTGGAAGTTCGCCAGCCAAAGTGCAGCCAAGAACTCTCATCCGGCGCTGACTCCTCGATGTCGCATTCGCATGTCCGAGCCGGCCCGATCCAGTCCCGACCGTCTGAGGCATTCCATCGATGGAAGGCGCGATTCAGTCACCGAATACACGTTTGGCGACCTGGACGTTCCTGTTGGCCGCCTGAGTGCCTCTGTCACTTATCGAAACGACTGCAGTttccgcctcgacgacgcggagtCCCTTCTCAGCTCTCGATTCATGGGGGTTGACGAAAACTTCTTCAAGCCATCACTGCCTCAGCAAGGAGACCGGTCACGAGAGGTGAGGGCCGAGGTGGGATCCCTACGGGACAATCGTCGAGGACCCGGTTTGAGTGAGATACATCAAACGTACGGCAGTCTTTCGACTTTTCATGGAGATGGACCGCTTGGTACAAGTCCACTTTCAGCGCTGAGGGCAGTGAAGCCCCCTGGCTCAGACACGAGCTCTCCTCCTGCCTCATTACCAACTCACGCCGGCATCGACCCGCCCAACTCCTTGCCCATACGTCCCTCCTCATCTAGGGCCCATCGGCCTGGTGAGGGGCCAGCAAGAAGAACATCAGTCTCTTTTCAGCCATTCAAAGCTGGATCTCTGTCCGGATCGCCGGTGCCGCGGACGTTGGACTCGGAGTCACCTATGAGTCGACCGGTTGGCTTGCCTGTCGGGTCACAGCCCAGGAATCGCTCATCGTTGACGGCGGGCATGCCTGCATCTCTACGTGGCGGTCCGCCTGCTACAGGAACAGCCGACGCCCCACTGGTTGGGTCTCCCCGACCTGCATCGACCAGTCGATACAGCAGCAGCTTTACTCACCGCCGTGGACGCCTGTCCATCGGTAGCGCGCCCAAGGGCCGCGATGAAGAGCAGACGAGCAGTGGTCGTCAGAGTCTCGCATCGTCTGTGGCACAGCCCGGATCTGGTCTCCTGGCGGAGGCAGGGCCGGCAAGCTCCGGCTCACTTcacgccgaagaagacgacatCTCAGATTTCCTGAAGGCATTGGACAGCAAGAAGACGCTCAAGAGTTTTGAGCCTGCGAAGCGTGGCGATTCCGCCACCAATAGGACAGTAGCTCAGCTGTCCAAGTTTCACATGATGAGGGAGTCTAACAATGCTCTGGGCGACTCAATGACATCGTCGATGCAGATGCATcgctcgtccagctcgtctAGTCGGCAGCTGACGAGCGTCCCAGGCATGGTCGCTCCAGCGTCCGTGTCAACGTCAACGTCGCCGGGTAAGCCAGTATCGCCtcacacaccacacacgcCAGCCATCCCTTCTAGGCTGAGTGAGAACTCCATCATCGACTACAGCACGTCTGGTCGCGTGGTTTcgaggggcgggcgtcggcagaTAGCAACAGTTCCGGAGCCAAGCAGAGAAAGTACCATCACTCAAGAAGGTACGACGGCTATCGATATCCCATTGTCGCCACGGCTCGATTCGTACCAGCGACGATCGAGCTCGGTTGCTCAGCAGACTCGGGCCcttgtcgatgacgaggacaaTGACCTTGCATTTGCGGCGCATCGTAGCAtcagcctcggcgccgatgatCGAGAGCCTCCAACGATGAGCACGCTTCTCGGCAGGCAAATGCAGCTGGAAGGCAGCTCAGCGGTACGAGAAAACGCTGTGGCCGGcctgcagccggcggcggagataCAGGCAACTGATTCGACCGAGGGCATGCAAGGCGGGTCCGTCGAGGACAACCCGCCGGATAGCCTCATACCATCGTCGGTGCAATCGAGCTCGCCTTTCCCGCGGCGACGGTACGCCGGCCTGCAAGCAGCGGCTGCGAGACAGACCCCACCACAATCGGCCCGTGGCAGCTTCACCGGTTCCCTTAACAGGTTGGGAAGGGGTGATGAAGAGTCTGAGCCACTTGTATTTGACTTGTCCGAGATGGACGCTCATGGAAGACGCAGCTTGGAAGAAGCGCGAGGTGGAAGCGCTTCGGCGTCTGAACAACATGGtacgacgaggcgagggtgGCCATGA